The bacterium genome includes a region encoding these proteins:
- the rsmH gene encoding 16S rRNA (cytosine(1402)-N(4))-methyltransferase RsmH: MGSVPHRPVLLKEVIDLLQVKPDGVYLDATAGAGGHAEAIAARLTTGRLIAADRDAAAIAIARDRLARFGERAVFAYASFSMLGPVLDDLGVDRLDGVLADLGVSSMQLDDPGRGFSFGADVQVDMRMDTSRGESAARLLARIDEADLSRILRDFGEERYARRVARAIVAERKAHAEMIGEDAGALSAMFTGERLRRIVHGAMPAKSRHAGGIDAATRTFQALRIAVNDELGEADALLDLAIERCRPGARIVVIAFHSLEDRIVKRRFRAWARPAPIPRRAPGPPEPFVPRAREVTRKPVTPGAEEIAANPRSRSARLRAVETAGAPAADGDGK; this comes from the coding sequence GTGGGGTCGGTCCCCCATCGGCCGGTTCTCTTAAAGGAAGTCATCGATCTTTTGCAAGTGAAACCGGACGGCGTCTATCTCGACGCAACGGCCGGCGCGGGCGGGCACGCCGAAGCGATCGCGGCGCGGCTGACGACAGGCCGGCTTATCGCCGCGGATCGCGACGCGGCCGCTATCGCCATCGCGCGCGACCGTTTGGCGCGATTCGGCGAGCGCGCCGTGTTCGCGTACGCGAGTTTTTCGATGCTCGGCCCCGTGCTGGACGATCTCGGCGTCGATCGGCTCGACGGCGTGCTCGCGGACCTCGGCGTGAGCTCGATGCAGCTCGACGATCCCGGCCGCGGATTTTCGTTCGGCGCGGACGTGCAAGTGGACATGCGCATGGACACGAGCCGAGGCGAGAGCGCGGCCCGACTGCTCGCGCGTATCGACGAGGCGGACTTGTCGCGCATCCTCCGCGATTTCGGCGAGGAGCGGTACGCGCGCCGCGTCGCGCGGGCGATCGTCGCCGAACGCAAGGCGCACGCGGAGATGATCGGCGAGGACGCGGGCGCACTCTCGGCGATGTTCACGGGCGAACGGCTGCGGCGGATCGTTCACGGCGCGATGCCCGCCAAATCGCGGCACGCGGGCGGCATCGATGCGGCGACGCGGACGTTTCAGGCGCTGCGCATCGCGGTGAACGACGAGCTTGGCGAGGCGGATGCGCTGCTCGATCTGGCCATCGAGCGATGCCGGCCCGGCGCGCGGATCGTCGTGATCGCGTTTCATTCGCTCGAGGACCGCATCGTGAAACGGCGGTTTCGGGCGTGGGCGCGTCCGGCGCCGATCCCGCGCCGCGCGCCGGGACCGCCGGAGCCTTTCGTGCCCCGGGCGCGAGAGGTGACGCGAAAGCCGGTGACGCCGGGCGCCGAGGAGATCGCGGCCAATCCCCGGAGCCGCAGCGCAAGGCTGCGGGCGGTGGAAACGGCCGGAGCGCCGGCGGCGGATGGCGATGGGAAATAG
- a CDS encoding transpeptidase family protein, which produces MRRRDIHDRHRSVRATRRVGDAFEFRSIFMIIVFAALFGVLIVRAFWLQVVEYDRWEKLAAKIQVKAEPLTHRRGPILDRNGDPLAISVDADSIAAYPRQVEDKDAAAVALARVLDMRPRDVRERLDMGRFFTFIKRQVEPEVAASVAELKLAGIGIIKESRRRYPRNSLAANVLGFAGRDMEGREGLELGYDEVLRGEAGRIVGVRDARGHTLYPDGVNIVDSSIGGTLSLTIDATAQYLVETALEEGWKRSNAKYALALVMEPDTGRIVAMAQRPSFDPNRAGQASPEARKNHLVTDMFEPGSVMKPFSIAAAIEDGLVRPDESVHCEGGAMRIGKHIIHDVHAYQQLTVSQIIQKSSNICTAKIAMRLTRERFHEWILHFGFGARTGLPVSGEAYGQVHAASTWSRIAHANIAFGQGVSMTPVQLLTGFCALVNGGSLMRPYIVAEARDEHGVVIEKNHPTIVRRVIRRETSRAISEMLGLVTQPGGTGTAAAVPGFTVGGKTGTAQKSDPVRGGYGSERVGSFIGAIPAVNPRLAILVIMDEPSGGMSMRYGGVCAAPVFRVIGQTLMQHLYGGPAPKPGETDIERLIMIARAEQERENSAVTEAIVEDESKAPNVVGLPLREVIQIATTREINLTVVGTGVSLKQDPGPGTPLTAGRQMKVEFGPAG; this is translated from the coding sequence ATGAGGCGTCGCGATATCCACGACCGCCACCGATCGGTGCGCGCGACGCGCCGCGTCGGCGACGCGTTCGAATTTCGATCGATCTTCATGATCATCGTTTTCGCGGCGCTGTTCGGCGTCTTGATCGTGCGCGCGTTTTGGCTGCAGGTCGTGGAGTACGACCGCTGGGAAAAGCTGGCCGCGAAGATCCAGGTGAAGGCCGAGCCGCTGACGCACCGCCGCGGGCCGATCCTGGATCGCAACGGCGACCCGCTGGCGATCTCCGTCGATGCCGATTCCATCGCCGCGTATCCGCGCCAGGTGGAGGACAAGGACGCGGCGGCCGTGGCGCTCGCCCGCGTTCTCGACATGCGCCCGCGGGATGTTCGCGAGCGGCTGGACATGGGGCGCTTTTTCACATTCATCAAAAGGCAGGTCGAGCCCGAGGTGGCCGCGAGTGTCGCCGAGCTGAAGCTCGCGGGCATCGGCATCATCAAGGAGAGCCGCCGGCGCTATCCGCGCAACAGCCTCGCGGCCAACGTGCTCGGATTCGCCGGGCGCGACATGGAAGGGCGCGAGGGCCTGGAGCTCGGTTACGACGAGGTGCTCCGCGGCGAGGCCGGCCGCATCGTCGGCGTTCGCGACGCGCGCGGCCACACGCTTTATCCCGACGGCGTGAACATCGTGGACAGCTCGATCGGCGGAACGCTGAGCCTGACGATCGACGCGACCGCGCAATATCTCGTCGAGACCGCGCTCGAGGAGGGGTGGAAGCGCTCGAACGCGAAATACGCGCTCGCGCTCGTGATGGAGCCGGATACCGGGCGGATCGTCGCGATGGCGCAGCGGCCGAGCTTCGATCCGAACCGGGCGGGACAGGCGTCGCCCGAGGCGCGCAAGAACCATCTGGTCACGGACATGTTCGAGCCGGGCAGCGTGATGAAGCCGTTCTCCATCGCCGCGGCGATCGAGGACGGCCTCGTGCGTCCGGACGAGTCGGTTCATTGCGAGGGCGGCGCGATGCGGATCGGCAAGCACATCATCCACGATGTCCACGCGTATCAGCAGCTCACCGTCTCGCAGATCATTCAGAAGAGCAGCAACATCTGCACGGCGAAGATCGCCATGCGCCTTACGCGCGAGCGCTTCCACGAGTGGATCCTGCACTTCGGGTTCGGCGCGCGTACCGGGCTGCCGGTTTCGGGCGAGGCGTACGGCCAGGTTCACGCGGCCTCGACGTGGAGCCGCATCGCGCACGCGAACATCGCGTTCGGCCAGGGCGTCTCGATGACGCCGGTGCAGCTTCTCACGGGCTTTTGCGCGCTCGTGAACGGCGGATCGTTGATGCGCCCGTACATCGTGGCGGAGGCGCGCGACGAGCACGGCGTGGTGATCGAGAAGAATCATCCGACGATCGTGCGCCGCGTGATCCGCCGCGAAACGAGCCGCGCGATCTCCGAGATGCTGGGGCTGGTGACGCAGCCCGGCGGGACGGGCACCGCGGCGGCCGTGCCCGGATTCACGGTCGGCGGAAAGACCGGTACGGCGCAGAAGTCGGACCCGGTTCGCGGCGGATACGGATCCGAGCGCGTGGGCTCGTTCATCGGCGCGATTCCGGCGGTCAATCCGCGGCTGGCGATCCTTGTCATCATGGACGAGCCGTCCGGCGGCATGTCGATGCGCTACGGCGGCGTTTGCGCCGCGCCGGTGTTCCGCGTGATCGGCCAGACGCTGATGCAGCATCTGTACGGCGGACCCGCGCCGAAGCCCGGCGAGACCGACATCGAGCGCCTCATCATGATCGCGCGGGCCGAGCAGGAACGCGAAAACAGCGCGGTGACGGAGGCGATCGTCGAGGACGAATCCAAGGCGCCGAACGTGGTCGGCCTGCCGCTGCGCGAGGTCATCCAGATCGCGACGACGCGGGAAATCAACCTCACCGTCGTCGGCACCGGCGTGTCGTTGAAGCAGGATCCGGGACCCGGTACGCCGCTGACAGCCGGCCGGCAAATGAAGGTCGAATTCGGGCCCGCGGGATGA